Below is a genomic region from Ziziphus jujuba cultivar Dongzao chromosome 7, ASM3175591v1.
TCCTCGTGATCAACTCTTACTATCAAGTTTGTTGTTGACGAGGTGGGTGACAAGGGATCAGCTTCCATATCAGATGCATCGGTGTCTTCGTAGGTTGGACCGCGGGTTGAGTGACCAGTGGTTTTGAAACGGTGGAGTGTGTGTCCTGAAGAGTGCGTTGTGGATAAAGTTGAGCTGCCACCGAGTGTTATAGTGGAAGATTTTGATCCCTTGCCTCCTCGCTTCTTTTTCGCTGCATTGTGCCACTTCTTGAGGGCCTTTGACGTTTGCTCATCGAAAATGGATTTCTTCATTCGTGATCCCATCTGCAATGTTCAGAAAGACAATCTGAATTCAATTCAATCACCCCCAACTAACAGAGTTGTATAACACAAAACTCGACAAATGGACATTAAAAGGACAAGTTGTTCtttaaaaattatggaaaagCTTTCTGGATTCTCCAGATATTGTTTCTCCTATAAATAGTTCAAATCTGAATCAGGGTAGCAAAGTAGTTGGTAGAGACAGCATGAGTGCTCAAGTAAAATGCATTTCTTTCTCAGAATTGCCTTGGTCATGTCTTTTCCAGCTGAATGGTCTGTGTGTTATGAAGAAAAttgaggatatatatatattgtaaaggTACCTGAGTTACAAGGGCATAGAGAGGAAGAGTAATGTAGCTGCACAAAAATAGCACAAAAACCCTGCAAAAATCACCAAATATCTAACCTGTCAATCCAATGTAAACTAACAATTTTCCCCAGTAATCCAATATTAATTCCAAtggattttttttcccttaggATCAGGACACAGAAGTTTACCCCAAGGCTACTTTCATAATTGCAAGCTTGAAATTTGCATGGAAACAAGATTTCAGTCCAAATGAATACTGCAGAAACAGAAAATCGTCAATCAAGACTTTGGGTAGTACTAATAGCGATGTATGGATTACTTTTATTTCAGagaaagaaggggaaaaaaaaaattataatatagttgATAGCCAAGTAAGTGTGGAATAGTCATACCCATATCCATAAGAAATAGATTATTTGGAATGCATTCTGCattcaaaagaagaaaacacaTTAGAAAGTTGAGTATGGTAGAAATCAGAGAGAAGTACGAAAACACAAAATTCTAGAAATTGCTAGTTATGTGAGATTGGTTGATATACTAATTGCTGCAGTACCAAAATCAGATATTTATCAATTGCAATGAAATAATGTccatttatttatcattgaacTATTCATACTTTCATATTCTAGTCAAAACCATTCAATACTTTCATCATATCTGACCATCTCGGTCAACAGGACCACCCAATCATATACCTGAAATAGAGCAAAGTGGATAAGATGAAGAATCAAATGAGGCCGACCAAACCAAAAGTATTTGTCCGAGCCTTGCACAAGAGGAATTCCTTGGACAACAGCATGCCGTTCTGTGATTTCCAGAGCCATCTTTGTCAGGATGGATTGAAGTTCTGTTCCAACAGCAAAGATTATCTGCAATCCAATTAAATGGTCATAAATTTCCATCTTCCCAATAAGCTATAAATTTTTTCAGTGTAAAAAGTGTTTCTTACAATGACAGGGATCAAGGATGCCCAAAACAGTGCATGCCATCCTggaaaaccaaaaatttgagataATATCATCATAAATTCTATAAACTTGTAAGTCAACTAGTAAATCAGAATTTTATACTTCAAAAGGATATTTTATCAGGAACAAGTGGCATACCACGAACATTTAGTAGCAAAAAGATCACAAACGATGCCCATAATACAGGACTGCCAACATAAGAAGAAGATCGTTCaggaaacatatatattaataaatgttaCATTAGTTGAAAAATAGTTAGTTACCTTACTCCAACAACCAACTTGAAGTCATCTTCTAGCGATCTCTTGATATACTTTTGGAAGTTAAATTTACTTCCAGGAGCCAAATGTACCTATAGATGACATATGCAACAGGAAATTCTTCAAAATTGTGCAAATTAAAATCTTCCAGGAGCTAAATGCACATAAGAAAGCAGTACCATCATGAAAGTGTGGCATATGCAACGTGAATTCTAAAAATTGTGCAGTCAAAACTCACAGCGATGAATCCATTGCGCAGTGTCAAGTAGTCAGCCTTGTTAACAGACCTAAAAAATTGTCGTAAGAAGCATCCCTgcaaagcatttaaatttttaatttcagaATCAGTCTAAACTAACAATAGAAAAGTCCAATTGAACAGGGCATTTTTGGCAACTGCTAGGCATTTGCTAAATATTTTACAATTCTGCTCCAGCTAGGGTAAAATCTTCATTCTGATGTTTATAACTAAGTTTTCTTCCAGAGCTCCAACAACTTTTTGATTATATGTTTTTGCTTATCTTCT
It encodes:
- the LOC107424353 gene encoding MLO-like protein 10, producing the protein MELRKMFPLIFALGLCLSLVGSAMAAEASSSTQSRELDQTPTWAVAGVCAVIIIISIALEKILHKLGKWFTERHKKALFEALEKVKAELMILGFISLLLTFGQSYIARICIPIKVAKSMLPCAPKESTTEEEQRRKLLWFERRFLATDSYGHICKTDYAPLISVNGLHQLHILIFFLAVFHVLYSAATMMLGRLKIRGWKEWEKETSSHDYEFSNDPSRFRLTHETSFVRAHTSFWTRIPFFFYVGCFLRQFFRSVNKADYLTLRNGFIAVHLAPGSKFNFQKYIKRSLEDDFKLVVGVSPVLWASFVIFLLLNVRGWHALFWASLIPVIIIFAVGTELQSILTKMALEITERHAVVQGIPLVQGSDKYFWFGRPHLILHLIHFALFQNAFQIIYFLWIWYSFGLKSCFHANFKLAIMKVALGVFVLFLCSYITLPLYALVTQMGSRMKKSIFDEQTSKALKKWHNAAKKKRGGKGSKSSTITLGGSSTLSTTHSSGHTLHRFKTTGHSTRGPTYEDTDASDMEADPLSPTSSTTNLIVRVDHEEEETELKKPHVGEETKNEDEFSFRTSQKP